The Nitrospinaceae bacterium genome has a segment encoding these proteins:
- a CDS encoding cupin domain-containing protein, producing MHPFDLNVEKEFKSEKHVEKILGQFAEGDVTVACWEPGQISPYHAHLEATEIYFCYQGGGVMTTDDGKIDIVPGSFVVHPQGEFHEYENGPERTLLFRVRYGGMKNSTRRHWRGHED from the coding sequence ATCCGTTCGATTTGAATGTGGAAAAAGAATTCAAGTCTGAAAAGCACGTAGAGAAAATTCTGGGCCAGTTTGCCGAAGGTGACGTAACAGTGGCTTGCTGGGAGCCAGGGCAGATTAGCCCTTATCATGCCCACCTTGAGGCGACGGAAATTTACTTTTGCTATCAAGGCGGAGGCGTGATGACCACGGACGATGGGAAGATCGACATTGTCCCAGGCTCGTTTGTCGTCCATCCGCAGGGAGAATTCCACGAGTACGAAAATGGTCCGGAGCGCACGCTGCTATTTCGGGTGCGCTATGGGGGAATGAAAAACTCTACGCGCAGGCACTGGCGGGGCCACGAAGATTAG